The following proteins are co-located in the Agromyces laixinhei genome:
- a CDS encoding TetR/AcrR family transcriptional regulator: MPRTAEQNEVLRNETRQAVETAAVRVFARHGFAASSIRQIADEAGLSIGSIYRHYASKEELFDELLEQASAGLEAAAAQLASGGDPRDLIRGFTRAYVSDLTRPNGAGEFFMVINQGFTTDTPVGTAIRLAATQQTLWRTFAALVHRGQLDGQFAEGDPAQMTGYYFAMLSGLTTLRLALRDELAEPDIDLILRTLTGGIKG, from the coding sequence ATGCCACGCACAGCCGAGCAGAACGAGGTGCTGAGGAACGAGACTCGTCAGGCGGTCGAGACGGCGGCCGTGCGCGTCTTCGCGCGGCACGGGTTCGCGGCGTCGAGCATCCGGCAGATCGCTGACGAGGCGGGGCTCAGCATTGGATCGATCTATCGGCACTACGCGAGCAAGGAAGAGCTGTTCGACGAGCTGCTCGAGCAGGCATCGGCGGGCCTTGAAGCCGCAGCGGCTCAGCTGGCGAGCGGGGGAGATCCGCGCGACCTGATCCGTGGATTCACCCGGGCGTACGTATCCGATCTCACCAGACCGAATGGCGCAGGCGAGTTCTTCATGGTGATCAACCAGGGTTTCACGACCGATACGCCCGTCGGAACTGCCATCCGGCTCGCCGCGACGCAACAGACGCTCTGGCGGACGTTCGCTGCACTCGTTCACCGCGGTCAGCTCGACGGGCAGTTCGCCGAAGGCGACCCGGCACAGATGACCGGATATTACTTCGCCATGCTCTCCGGATTGACGACACTGCGTCTTGCCCTGCGCGACGAACTCGCCGAACCCGACATCGACCTCATATTGCGAACACTCACCGGAGGAATCAAGGGATGA